A part of Limihaloglobus sulfuriphilus genomic DNA contains:
- a CDS encoding iron-sulfur cluster carrier protein MrpORP, whose protein sequence is MKTSCDDSNQLPPGDLEFSMAAIDKKILVLSGKGGVGKSTAAVNIAVELSRRGLNVGLLDIDLHGPSVPRMTDTSDVHCSTIKDKIVPIQAGNLKIMSIAYLLQDEKQAVIWRGPMKHTVIKQLLGNTDWGILDYLIVDFPPGTGDEPLAAAELIGDGAEAVVVTTPQQVAVGDVRRCITFCEKLSLTVRGIVENMSSAVCPACGEVFNIYGSEGGRKLAEETGIELLGSIPIDPKITAGADEGRPISESGADEATLKALACIIDKLLKDTNKTTKGNDNMRIAIPLADGKLTLHFGHCRQFAVMDVDPENKSITAREDMVPPEHEPGVLPKWLHGMGVTHIIAAGMGQRAQQLFNQNGIEVIVGAEADTPENLVKAFLSESLVTGQNICDH, encoded by the coding sequence ATGAAAACCAGTTGTGACGACAGCAATCAGCTTCCCCCGGGTGATCTGGAATTTAGCATGGCGGCTATAGATAAGAAAATTCTGGTGTTGTCCGGTAAGGGCGGCGTCGGCAAGAGCACCGCAGCGGTTAATATCGCTGTCGAGCTTTCCCGCAGAGGGCTCAATGTGGGTCTGCTTGATATAGACCTGCACGGGCCTAGTGTGCCCCGCATGACCGACACGAGTGATGTTCACTGTTCAACGATCAAAGATAAAATAGTTCCTATTCAGGCCGGCAATCTTAAGATTATGTCAATCGCTTATCTGCTTCAGGATGAGAAACAAGCGGTTATCTGGCGGGGCCCAATGAAACATACAGTGATTAAGCAGCTTCTGGGCAATACTGACTGGGGAATTCTTGATTATCTAATTGTGGATTTTCCCCCCGGAACCGGTGATGAACCGCTCGCTGCGGCAGAGCTCATCGGCGACGGAGCCGAGGCTGTGGTAGTTACTACGCCCCAGCAGGTGGCGGTCGGCGATGTCCGCAGATGCATTACGTTCTGCGAAAAATTATCGCTGACTGTGAGAGGCATCGTAGAAAACATGTCATCAGCGGTTTGTCCGGCATGTGGTGAAGTTTTCAATATTTACGGCTCAGAGGGCGGCAGAAAACTTGCAGAAGAAACGGGCATTGAACTGCTTGGAAGCATACCGATTGATCCAAAGATCACCGCCGGCGCAGACGAGGGCCGGCCGATATCGGAAAGCGGCGCCGATGAGGCAACTCTAAAGGCTCTCGCCTGTATAATTGACAAATTATTGAAAGATACTAACAAAACAACTAAAGGAAATGATAATATGAGAATTGCTATACCATTAGCAGATGGAAAACTTACACTTCATTTTGGACATTGCAGGCAATTTGCTGTAATGGATGTTGATCCGGAAAACAAGTCAATCACAGCCCGCGAGGATATGGTTCCCCCCGAGCACGAGCCGGGTGTTCTTCCCAAATGGCTCCACGGAATGGGTGTAACCCATATAATCGCTGCCGGCATGGGTCAGCGTGCTCAACAGCTGTTTAACCAGAATGGCATAGAGGTTATCGTTGGCGCTGAGGCCGACACACCGGAAAACCTTGTTAAGGCGTTTTTGAGTGAGAGCCTGGTGACGGGTCAGAATATCTGTGATCACTAA
- a CDS encoding PaaI family thioesterase, producing the protein MPQETLKRISTATHHGCIVCGEGNDLGLNLEYRVAGPDMVCADFECGSDFEGYNGIVHGGIISSILDGAMLHCLFSRGLTAVTVDINVRFRHPLVSNRPAKVSARIDSRHGVLYFLSADITQGGRIAASAKARFFYKPQLDQ; encoded by the coding sequence ATGCCTCAGGAGACCTTAAAAAGAATTTCTACCGCTACTCACCATGGATGTATAGTTTGCGGCGAAGGAAACGATCTGGGCCTCAACCTTGAGTATAGGGTTGCGGGCCCGGATATGGTTTGTGCAGACTTCGAATGCGGCAGCGATTTTGAGGGTTATAACGGGATAGTGCATGGCGGGATAATATCTTCGATACTTGACGGGGCGATGCTGCACTGCCTTTTTTCAAGGGGGCTTACAGCTGTAACGGTAGATATCAATGTCAGATTCCGCCACCCGCTTGTTTCTAACAGGCCGGCAAAAGTCTCCGCCCGGATTGACAGCCGGCACGGGGTTTTGTATTTTCTCAGCGCAGATATCACCCAGGGGGGGCGTATAGCGGCAAGTGCCAAAGCCAGGTTTTTTTATAAACCCCAGCTCGATCAGTAA
- a CDS encoding zinc-ribbon domain-containing protein: MSSPLLKSCKACGTEISKYSPFCRNCGHPQGSNLIIWFLALFLIVLIAAYIAFTLYCSCHTEQLGAMLPR, encoded by the coding sequence ATGAGCAGTCCTCTTCTCAAAAGCTGTAAGGCGTGCGGCACAGAAATCAGCAAATACAGCCCTTTTTGCCGTAACTGCGGCCACCCACAGGGATCAAACCTTATCATATGGTTTCTGGCTCTGTTCCTGATTGTTCTTATTGCGGCATATATTGCGTTCACACTCTACTGCAGCTGTCATACAGAACAGCTTGGAGCCATGCTGCCCCGATGA
- a CDS encoding HAD-IIA family hydrolase, which produces MKKITNEKLFDWFRDNRGEFDAVVFDIDGVLLLNHRVTPGSKEFLNYLRGNDIPYSLLTNDGCNSPEEKISHLLADGLRFETEEIISCGHGLEALALEPGAKDKPYYVMGSLGEPCYAETAGLKVIRDVEKIHECGGVIIGERRFDWQLTINAAVNFFRVNPSAGLIVPNPDFYFPVGHGNIELAPGAIALMIRDILATQKINIQPRYLGKPYQVIYEINHRHLETRSRRSIPKNRVLMVGDSMLSDIPGAVDFGYRSALMLSGITKLENLDLFERQPDYIFNAIG; this is translated from the coding sequence ATGAAGAAAATTACGAACGAAAAACTATTCGACTGGTTCCGGGATAATCGCGGCGAGTTTGACGCGGTTGTGTTTGATATTGACGGCGTACTGCTTCTTAATCACAGGGTTACGCCGGGCAGCAAAGAATTTCTTAACTATCTGCGTGGAAACGATATACCGTATTCACTCTTGACCAATGACGGCTGCAACTCACCCGAAGAGAAAATTTCTCACCTGCTCGCTGACGGCCTTAGATTTGAGACTGAGGAAATAATATCCTGCGGGCACGGGCTTGAAGCATTAGCCCTGGAGCCGGGAGCTAAAGATAAACCTTACTATGTAATGGGCAGTTTGGGGGAGCCGTGTTATGCAGAGACTGCCGGTTTAAAGGTTATCCGTGATGTGGAAAAAATACATGAGTGCGGCGGTGTTATCATCGGTGAGAGACGTTTTGACTGGCAGCTGACAATAAACGCGGCGGTTAACTTCTTTCGTGTAAACCCCTCCGCTGGGCTTATAGTGCCCAATCCAGATTTTTACTTCCCCGTCGGTCATGGAAATATCGAACTTGCTCCGGGGGCGATAGCTTTGATGATCAGGGATATACTTGCCACACAGAAGATAAACATACAGCCGCGATACCTGGGCAAGCCGTATCAGGTTATATACGAAATAAACCACAGGCACCTTGAGACCCGATCCCGCCGAAGCATCCCCAAAAACCGCGTGCTGATGGTTGGCGATTCGATGCTTTCAGACATACCCGGAGCGGTTGATTTTGGTTACCGCTCGGCGCTGATGCTCAGCGGCATCACAAAGCTCGAGAATCTCGATCTCTTTGAACGTCAGCCGGATTATATCTTTAATGCTATCGGTTGA
- the pheT gene encoding phenylalanine--tRNA ligase subunit beta, whose translation MKISLEWLNEYIDLDMSVSEIEEILTNLGFPIEDTEAFGDDTVLDVEVTSNRGDCLSYIGIARELAAATGKNLKMPAVTFETLDAETSRFTDVNIAVSELCNRYAARYIEGVKIGPSPEWMSRRLEASGVRSINNIVDSTNYAMLETGQPSHAFDYAKLEEGRIVVRNAVPGEELISIDETKCELKPDMLVIADASKPVAIAGVMGGLETEVSEGTTKILLETAQFAPVTVRSTGRGLGISSESSFRFERHVDTEAIDWASRRIVHLMTLTGGGKAAKNSVDRYPVKHEQKKVSMRLARLNSLIGFDFSPEEVTDIFTRLDFRPEYNAKTNVFICTCPTWRHDLSREIDLIEEAARVAGYDRIPLEKRICIDVAKPDPRQAATVKIADYLNSCGFYEALGITFTDEKTSMHLTGNSAEMHLAVKDATRKTNGLLRQTLLGTLLSTVQYNHNVGNRDCRFFEISDTFELRNHKGSKNPVLEEKTRLAMVADGDFRIVKGALETLIQSLDRTAKLEFKEADLRWAQAGAEILLNGSPIGFAGIISEKTAKVMSLKDSHPGAIEIDLEPLLPLASSLNQITRLPKFPAVDRDLSLIVNEDVKWSEIESTIIKKAPQELEKIEFIDIYRGKPIEKGKKSVTLSMRFRDEDGTLKNEAVDGYIETIFAGLKEKTNAVIREQ comes from the coding sequence ATGAAGATTTCACTTGAGTGGCTTAACGAGTATATTGACCTTGACATGAGCGTTTCCGAAATAGAAGAAATCCTCACCAATCTGGGGTTTCCTATCGAAGATACGGAAGCATTCGGCGATGACACAGTACTCGATGTAGAAGTAACAAGCAACCGCGGAGACTGCCTCAGCTATATCGGAATTGCACGGGAACTTGCCGCTGCGACCGGTAAAAACCTGAAAATGCCGGCAGTAACCTTCGAGACGCTTGATGCCGAGACAAGCCGCTTTACAGATGTAAATATAGCTGTTTCAGAGCTTTGCAACAGATACGCTGCCCGCTACATCGAAGGAGTAAAGATTGGCCCATCTCCTGAGTGGATGAGCCGCCGTCTTGAGGCTTCCGGCGTTAGGAGCATCAACAATATAGTTGACTCGACAAACTACGCCATGCTCGAAACCGGCCAGCCCTCGCACGCTTTTGACTACGCCAAACTCGAAGAAGGACGCATCGTTGTCAGAAATGCGGTTCCGGGAGAAGAGCTCATAAGTATTGACGAGACCAAATGCGAGCTCAAGCCAGACATGCTGGTTATTGCTGATGCGTCTAAACCTGTTGCCATTGCTGGAGTTATGGGCGGACTTGAAACAGAAGTATCTGAGGGCACAACAAAAATACTGCTCGAAACAGCCCAATTTGCACCGGTTACCGTCCGCTCAACCGGCCGCGGCCTGGGTATCAGTTCAGAATCATCTTTCCGCTTCGAACGGCATGTTGACACAGAAGCCATAGACTGGGCATCACGCCGAATTGTGCATCTGATGACCCTGACCGGCGGCGGAAAGGCGGCAAAAAACAGTGTTGACCGATACCCTGTCAAACATGAGCAGAAAAAAGTATCAATGCGTCTGGCAAGACTTAATTCGCTGATAGGGTTTGATTTTTCACCCGAAGAGGTAACGGACATCTTCACGCGATTGGACTTCCGGCCTGAATATAACGCCAAAACTAATGTTTTCATCTGTACCTGCCCCACCTGGCGGCATGACCTTTCTCGTGAGATAGACTTAATCGAAGAAGCGGCCCGGGTGGCCGGCTATGACCGAATACCTCTGGAAAAAAGAATTTGTATTGATGTGGCAAAGCCGGATCCTCGCCAGGCGGCTACAGTCAAAATCGCTGACTACCTCAACTCATGCGGATTTTATGAAGCACTCGGAATCACCTTTACCGATGAAAAGACTTCAATGCATCTAACCGGAAACTCCGCAGAGATGCACCTGGCGGTAAAGGACGCAACACGCAAAACAAACGGCCTTTTACGCCAGACGCTTCTTGGCACTCTGCTTAGTACAGTACAATATAACCACAATGTAGGCAACCGTGACTGCCGGTTCTTTGAGATTTCAGACACCTTTGAGCTTCGCAACCACAAGGGCAGCAAGAACCCCGTTCTCGAGGAAAAGACGCGACTGGCAATGGTAGCTGACGGAGATTTCAGAATTGTCAAAGGAGCTCTTGAAACTCTTATACAGAGTCTGGACAGAACAGCAAAGCTCGAATTCAAAGAGGCTGATCTGCGATGGGCGCAGGCGGGTGCGGAAATACTGCTTAACGGCAGCCCAATAGGATTTGCCGGCATTATATCTGAAAAGACCGCAAAGGTTATGAGCCTCAAAGACTCACATCCCGGGGCTATAGAAATAGACCTGGAACCGCTTTTACCTCTGGCTTCGTCGCTGAACCAGATAACGCGCCTGCCGAAATTCCCTGCTGTTGACAGGGACCTCTCGTTAATCGTAAATGAAGATGTCAAATGGTCTGAGATTGAATCTACAATTATAAAAAAAGCCCCGCAAGAGCTTGAGAAGATTGAATTTATCGACATTTACCGCGGCAAACCCATAGAAAAAGGCAAAAAAAGCGTTACCCTCTCGATGCGTTTTAGAGATGAGGACGGAACCCTGAAAAATGAAGCCGTGGACGGCTATATAGAAACTATTTTTGCCGGACTCAAAGAAAAAACAAACGCTGTCATTCGTGAGCAGTAG
- a CDS encoding Spy/CpxP family protein refolding chaperone: MITLKKMMFSALIMSASITLLASPQGRRGFSGDGNGGREFRPPMQQGRAPMMEMMTRRLDLTPEQQKKLESIRENSAKSLRENMSSQKQLHQKLEKAIRQDDTTLAKGIAAEIADGLINQTRTRLRIESAVKDILTPEQNARLQEMKKNFRQRADKPDIDRPQRMPRNRQDLRGSDRPGYRGNDSVQKMKDRSDFQKQDRAMRPQRNRDDSCTDKAARPTQPPRAKAQPQMGNKAPNAERLNYMFDKADGDGDGLVSKDELRKFFRSRQAQSKERGQ; the protein is encoded by the coding sequence ATGATAACTTTAAAGAAAATGATGTTTTCCGCTTTAATTATGTCAGCCTCAATAACTCTTTTGGCCTCGCCTCAGGGCAGACGCGGGTTTTCCGGCGATGGTAACGGCGGCAGAGAGTTTAGACCTCCGATGCAGCAGGGCAGGGCGCCGATGATGGAAATGATGACCAGAAGGCTGGATTTGACACCAGAGCAGCAGAAAAAACTCGAATCTATCAGGGAAAATTCAGCTAAGTCTCTAAGGGAAAACATGTCCTCACAGAAGCAGCTGCACCAAAAACTGGAAAAAGCTATCAGACAGGACGACACGACTCTTGCAAAGGGTATCGCCGCAGAGATCGCAGACGGTCTTATCAACCAGACTCGGACCAGGCTTCGCATCGAATCCGCTGTAAAGGATATCCTTACACCTGAGCAGAATGCACGCTTGCAGGAGATGAAAAAGAATTTCAGGCAGCGAGCCGACAAGCCGGATATAGACAGACCACAGCGTATGCCTCGAAACAGGCAGGATTTAAGAGGGTCAGACCGCCCAGGTTACAGAGGTAATGATTCAGTACAGAAAATGAAGGACCGAAGTGACTTCCAGAAGCAGGATAGAGCGATGAGGCCTCAAAGAAACAGAGATGATTCCTGCACCGACAAGGCCGCAAGACCCACACAGCCGCCGCGGGCTAAGGCTCAGCCGCAAATGGGCAATAAAGCTCCAAATGCTGAACGTCTGAATTATATGTTCGACAAGGCTGACGGCGACGGCGACGGTCTGGTAAGTAAAGATGAGCTGCGAAAGTTTTTCCGCAGCAGGCAAGCCCAAAGTAAAGAACGCGGACAATAA
- a CDS encoding RNA polymerase sigma factor: MIKTGTSQLVSFSVPGGADGGFAKFPAEMLSDFCDSIMVNIREKEDPDFQIVRDKADVDAVLAGEGGRYEKIIKRYQNYISKILWRFSRDRQVHEELVHDTFVEAYMSLGGYKAQSPLSNWLATIATRQGYKHWREQSSQMAKPLPVEEWDLLADTSAAESLEPETVSEVLFRLLEQLPPRDRLVLTLRYIEGCSVEEAALRSGWSRAMVKVQTWRAKNKLLQLYNESIGGKDYEDRK; encoded by the coding sequence ATGATAAAAACCGGAACATCTCAGTTAGTGTCCTTTTCTGTGCCAGGCGGCGCAGATGGGGGATTTGCGAAATTCCCCGCTGAGATGTTAAGTGATTTTTGCGATTCAATTATGGTGAATATCCGCGAAAAAGAAGACCCTGATTTTCAGATTGTCAGGGACAAGGCTGATGTTGATGCCGTACTTGCCGGTGAAGGCGGAAGATATGAAAAGATAATTAAACGTTATCAAAACTATATAAGTAAGATACTTTGGCGTTTCAGCCGTGACAGACAGGTTCACGAAGAGCTCGTTCATGACACATTTGTAGAGGCTTACATGAGTCTGGGCGGATACAAGGCTCAAAGCCCGCTCTCAAACTGGCTGGCAACTATCGCTACCAGACAGGGATATAAACATTGGCGAGAGCAATCTTCACAAATGGCAAAGCCGCTGCCTGTTGAAGAATGGGACTTGCTGGCGGATACGTCTGCCGCTGAAAGTCTTGAGCCGGAGACTGTCTCGGAAGTCCTTTTCCGGCTGCTTGAACAATTGCCGCCACGTGACAGGCTTGTTCTGACATTGAGATATATAGAAGGCTGTTCAGTAGAAGAAGCGGCACTCCGCAGCGGTTGGAGCAGAGCTATGGTCAAGGTGCAGACCTGGCGGGCAAAAAATAAATTATTACAGCTTTACAACGAATCGATCGGAGGTAAAGACTATGAAGATAGAAAATAA
- a CDS encoding ISL3 family transposase, whose product MLLKRILKKTLKVKRHKVVKVDYSDNQLNFYLDVLKRRRLPCGTCQTLAPQRDRLPQRQIKHVPLWGIPVMLHYRPVRVSCPKCGGPRVEDIPFTSGKSRMTNGLVWTLSSMAKLLPWQTVSQMFNVSWNTVQSAVKQAVDYGMKHRDTGKVIYIGIDEVSRRKGHTYMTVVYDLEEKRILWSGQGRKKETLEAFFKEHGNSLKGSLKAVCCDMWQSYIDVVKEHVDEDVVLVFDKFHIVQHLNQAVDEVRKQEAITLKKDNPELLKKTRYIWLKNPENLTDKQRARLGYLEKLNLKVNRAYLLKESFRDFWDYRYPAAAKKYLAKWFWWATHSRLEPLRDFAWMLRKHQQGIINYFKCRVTNGVTEGMNNKVKTIVKRGYGFRTIPTLQLALYHCLGKLPEPENMHKFV is encoded by the coding sequence ATGCTGCTTAAAAGAATACTAAAAAAGACATTAAAAGTCAAGAGACATAAAGTGGTAAAAGTCGATTATAGTGACAATCAGCTCAACTTTTATTTAGACGTTCTCAAACGTCGTCGGCTGCCTTGCGGCACCTGTCAGACGCTCGCTCCGCAACGTGACCGGCTTCCGCAACGGCAGATTAAGCATGTTCCGTTATGGGGCATACCAGTGATGCTGCATTACCGTCCGGTTCGTGTCAGCTGCCCCAAATGCGGTGGGCCGAGGGTTGAGGACATACCCTTTACCTCAGGTAAATCACGTATGACAAACGGATTGGTCTGGACCTTGAGCAGTATGGCGAAATTGCTGCCCTGGCAAACGGTTTCTCAGATGTTTAATGTCAGCTGGAATACGGTTCAGTCTGCGGTAAAGCAGGCAGTTGACTACGGCATGAAACACAGGGATACAGGAAAGGTCATTTATATTGGCATTGACGAAGTATCCCGCCGCAAGGGTCATACGTATATGACGGTGGTGTACGACCTGGAAGAAAAACGCATTTTATGGAGCGGCCAGGGCCGGAAAAAAGAGACGCTGGAGGCGTTTTTCAAAGAACATGGAAATTCGTTAAAAGGCAGTTTAAAGGCGGTTTGCTGTGATATGTGGCAATCGTACATTGATGTTGTAAAAGAGCATGTTGACGAGGATGTTGTTCTGGTTTTCGATAAATTTCATATCGTACAACATTTGAATCAGGCTGTCGATGAGGTACGCAAACAGGAAGCTATCACGCTCAAAAAAGACAACCCCGAACTGCTTAAAAAAACGCGATATATCTGGCTGAAGAATCCTGAAAACCTTACAGACAAACAGCGTGCACGTCTGGGGTATCTGGAGAAGCTGAATCTTAAAGTCAACAGGGCTTATTTATTGAAAGAATCCTTTCGTGATTTTTGGGATTACCGCTACCCTGCAGCTGCCAAAAAATATCTTGCAAAGTGGTTCTGGTGGGCCACCCACAGCAGGCTCGAACCATTACGTGATTTTGCCTGGATGCTCAGAAAACATCAGCAAGGTATCATAAATTATTTCAAATGCCGAGTCACCAATGGAGTCACCGAAGGTATGAACAATAAAGTTAAAACAATAGTCAAAAGAGGTTATGGATTCAGGACAATCCCGACGCTGCAGTTAGCCTTATATCACTGCCTTGGAAAGCTGCCTGAACCTGAAAATATGCACAAATTTGTGTGA
- a CDS encoding uroporphyrinogen decarboxylase family protein: MTGYERYIRMIKKQPVDIVPRTPILMQYAAEFIGSDYAAFASDYKVLVEANIRCAETFGIDQVSSISDPYRETHGFGSEITYVKNGTPRSTHPLASQKDLSLLKKPDPYKSERMFDRIKAISRYKELTKDNYSILGWVEGPAAEAADLRDTSNFLFDLIDDPAFTVELMEHCLKTGIEFALAQIDSGADTIGIGDAIASQVSPQIYEELIQPCEKKLVKAIKNAGAFVKLHICGDINHLLPGISDLGVDILDVDHMNDLRKVRTAMGSGVVLTGNIDPAAGVLYGTPDAIYQKVLQCYKEAGNPYFVNAGCEIPSGTPEQNLKALCNPVSLSLSSDHKTV, translated from the coding sequence ATGACAGGATATGAACGGTATATACGGATGATCAAGAAGCAGCCGGTAGATATTGTACCAAGAACACCTATATTAATGCAGTATGCTGCTGAGTTTATTGGTTCAGACTATGCAGCATTTGCCTCTGACTACAAGGTGCTGGTAGAAGCTAATATTCGTTGTGCAGAAACATTTGGTATTGACCAGGTGAGCAGCATATCCGATCCTTACCGGGAGACACATGGCTTTGGTTCGGAGATTACTTATGTCAAAAACGGTACACCTCGAAGCACACACCCGCTGGCAAGCCAAAAAGATTTATCACTTTTGAAAAAACCAGATCCATATAAATCTGAAAGGATGTTTGACCGTATAAAAGCTATTAGCAGATATAAAGAACTAACAAAAGACAATTATTCTATTCTTGGTTGGGTTGAGGGGCCGGCAGCCGAAGCGGCAGATCTGCGAGATACAAGTAATTTTCTTTTTGATTTGATAGATGACCCTGCTTTTACTGTTGAACTGATGGAGCATTGCCTGAAAACGGGAATTGAATTTGCTTTAGCTCAAATAGACTCAGGAGCAGACACTATCGGGATTGGCGATGCCATTGCAAGTCAGGTCTCTCCACAGATTTACGAAGAATTGATTCAGCCTTGTGAAAAAAAATTGGTGAAAGCCATTAAAAATGCAGGCGCATTTGTTAAGTTACATATTTGCGGCGATATAAATCATTTACTTCCTGGTATTTCTGATTTGGGAGTTGATATTCTCGATGTTGACCACATGAACGACTTAAGGAAAGTGCGAACTGCCATGGGTTCGGGTGTTGTTCTCACAGGCAATATTGATCCGGCAGCGGGAGTTTTGTATGGGACACCGGATGCCATTTATCAAAAGGTTTTGCAGTGTTATAAAGAAGCTGGAAATCCTTATTTTGTAAATGCCGGTTGTGAAATTCCCTCCGGAACTCCAGAACAGAATCTGAAAGCCTTGTGTAATCCGGTCAGCCTGTCCTTGTCAAGCGACCATAAGACCGTTTAA
- a CDS encoding sulfatase produces MITRRNFLKSAGIGITLLSGYCGAMSSMSSKSKTAPNVLFLAIDDLRPELGTYGNSWIKSPNIDNLASQGIRFNRAYCQVPLCGPSRASLLSGIRPSFERFYDNNDALAGSIPSAVTLPQAFKENGYTTITNGKIFHHPSDTANRSWSETPFDLTNPGHSRMNDPESKQYINPSTGLGPFYEIADVPDNAYIDGEVCEKTIQDLRRLKESDKPFFLACGFVRPHLPFYAPKKYWDMYERDKIDLAANRFRPADAPDSLTASLEVHQYHFRDTEYNSEEFHRTARHGYYACVSYVDNLVGRILATLDELELRDNTIVVLWGDHGWLLGEHNLWSKHYLLHDAIRTTLIISVPWLNKNSKTDSIVELIDIYPTLCDLAGIDIPDHVQGESMDNLLENPESEHKKEAFSRFLTGDTIVTDDYIYTEYKSGDKMLYDLKKDPSENRNVVSEPDYNDTADQLSSSLREFIEGTSQKFSEADINKDGQVNLLDFSEMSSRWQDCSDPAGIDCINFNPQSS; encoded by the coding sequence ATGATAACACGCAGAAATTTTTTAAAATCCGCAGGCATTGGAATTACTCTTTTGAGCGGTTACTGCGGCGCTATGAGCAGCATGTCTTCAAAAAGCAAAACTGCTCCAAATGTGCTGTTTCTTGCTATTGACGACCTCAGGCCCGAGCTGGGCACATATGGAAACTCTTGGATAAAATCTCCAAACATAGACAATTTAGCCAGTCAGGGAATCAGGTTTAACAGGGCATATTGTCAGGTTCCGCTTTGCGGGCCTTCAAGAGCAAGCCTTCTTTCCGGGATAAGACCCTCATTTGAAAGGTTTTACGACAATAATGACGCACTGGCAGGATCAATACCCTCCGCTGTTACACTGCCGCAGGCTTTTAAAGAAAACGGCTATACCACAATAACTAACGGCAAGATATTCCACCATCCATCTGATACCGCCAATCGAAGCTGGTCAGAAACCCCGTTTGATTTAACCAACCCGGGACATTCAAGAATGAACGACCCGGAATCCAAACAATACATCAATCCTTCAACCGGTTTAGGCCCATTCTACGAGATAGCTGACGTACCGGACAATGCCTATATTGACGGTGAGGTATGCGAGAAAACCATACAGGATTTGCGCCGGCTCAAGGAATCGGATAAGCCGTTTTTCCTTGCCTGTGGGTTTGTAAGGCCGCACCTGCCATTCTACGCTCCAAAGAAATACTGGGACATGTATGAACGGGATAAGATTGACCTTGCCGCCAACCGTTTTCGCCCCGCTGATGCGCCGGATTCTTTGACCGCTTCGCTGGAAGTGCACCAATACCACTTCAGAGATACAGAATATAATTCAGAAGAATTCCACAGGACAGCCCGGCATGGCTATTACGCCTGCGTCAGTTATGTCGATAATCTTGTCGGCAGAATACTTGCGACACTTGATGAGCTTGAGCTTCGGGACAATACTATAGTTGTTTTATGGGGCGACCACGGCTGGCTGCTGGGTGAACACAATCTCTGGAGCAAGCATTACCTGCTTCACGATGCGATCAGGACAACACTGATCATAAGTGTCCCGTGGCTGAATAAGAACAGTAAAACTGACTCTATTGTTGAATTGATTGATATTTATCCTACCCTCTGCGATCTTGCGGGAATTGATATTCCTGATCACGTGCAGGGGGAAAGTATGGATAACCTGCTGGAAAATCCAGAATCCGAACACAAAAAAGAGGCTTTCTCAAGATTTTTAACCGGTGATACGATCGTAACAGACGATTACATTTACACCGAATACAAATCTGGTGACAAAATGCTTTACGACCTGAAAAAAGACCCCTCAGAAAATAGAAATGTTGTCTCTGAACCGGATTACAATGACACCGCAGACCAACTTTCAAGCAGCTTGAGAGAGTTTATTGAAGGAACATCACAAAAATTTTCAGAGGCAGATATCAACAAGGACGGGCAGGTGAATCTGTTAGATTTTTCTGAAATGTCTTCCCGCTGGCAGGATTGTTCAGATCCCGCTGGTATTGACTGCATAAATTTCAATCCACAAAGCAGTTAA